Part of the Brassica oleracea var. oleracea cultivar TO1000 chromosome C8, BOL, whole genome shotgun sequence genome is shown below.
CGTTATGAAATTTTGTTGAAGGCAATTATATAAATTCCAAGTATCTACATTTTCCTAGCAAATCCAAATTTGTTTTTCCAACCCAAAGTGACAATTAAATGCGAAAATAGAAGATGAAATCTAAAGAGAGGCTACTGGTTAAGCTCAAATCGCAGGAGCGCCGACCGGATTAATATTTCTGCAACGGACATAACTCAGAAACTGGCCGGGAAGTTCTTCTAGAAGTGCTTGCACCACCGACACTTGTCCACCTGCACCCACCAAACTCAATTCAACACATACGCCGACTAACATGCAAATCATTACGTAAATATATGTAATTACTCACTGTGGACATCTTTCATAGGCACAAACTGAACAATGTCTCGTGTGGCTACTCGACCAGTAGAACTCTCTAACCGGCGACCTTTGTCAGCATCAAGAATCTAAACAACAAAATATACCAAGGCCAAGTTATATTTAACTAGAATAGAACAAAGATAAAAAAAATTTAAGTAAAACAAAACAAACAAATATACCTCCATCTGTGTGAAGTCTGTGTTTCCCACACCCACGATGAGAACTGACAATGGGAGATCAGAAGCTCTCACCAATGCATCTATTGTACCAGCCATGTCTGTCAAGACTCCATCCTGTTTCAAGCAACCAATCATTTTTGAGATCAAAAGGTACAATCCACCAGTTTTGTATTAGTGTTTTCAGTCGACTACCGTAATGATTAGGAGAACAAAGTACTTGGGACTGTTTTGTGAGAGCGACTGTGAAGCAATATGAGCAGCCTTGTCGACCACGTGGCTGAACAGAGTTGGTCCCGCTAGAGCAACATTTGCAAGGGCACTTGAATAAGCTGACATGATTCCTTCAACTCCAACAACCTGTGATGGAAAAAAGAATACAAAGCTCAGTGACACTTTTACAATATAGTTTCGAGAATGCAATTTATTAGCAGGCATTCCCTTCTTATCAATTTTGTAATAATAAACACCATCCCGAATATAATTAGTTCTTGTCTCGTAAGTTACCTCATCGCCATATGAAGCTCCATTCAAGTTAAAAGCATGTGACACGTGACCATCCGCTGTTCTTCCTCCAAAACCCCAAGCAGGAAAACGCCTATCGGAATCATAAAACTGGATGACCTCTCCTACTTCCACTATAGCCTGCGGTGGATCAAAGAAATCACATAGAGAGAGAAACATTAATGAGATATTACTACATCGAAAGCAGCAACTTGATGGTCTTAGTACTCAAATAAACATAGACTAACATAAATCTGGTTCCGAGAAATTGTACCTTCTGATAAGAGTTTAATCTGCCTGATGGATCATTGTAGTGCAAAGAACTTGGAGTACGAGGATCACCATTTGAAGCTGTAAAAAAATCATCAAATCTTAAAATCCAAGTTTTTTTTGGATGATAAAATATACATATAAAGAATAAAAAGATGCATCACCAGTGAAGTCAACTGCAACCATGAAATTAAGTTCAAATCCGCTGGAGATGTAGTCAAGAAAGCTGTATTGAACTTTCTCCACAAAACGATCCACAATGAGCTGTCCTTTCAGAACCTACAGAATCACAACAATTTTTTTTAAGCAAAATTGATGTAAATAACTGCTTTTAAGATATTACATAAAATGATAGGAGTAACGCACCTTGTTGCGACCGTGACTTGTAGATGGATACACAAAGTTTATAGCCTCTCTTTGTTGACAAAGTCTCTCTAATTCTGCT
Proteins encoded:
- the LOC106308260 gene encoding protein BONZAI 3 isoform X3, whose translation is MGNCLTGDVAGGKQAIGGVQQRPTSTNNAGQNDAVDFFFRSRGQYPLFSQIELSLSASDLIDRDITSKSDPMAVMYLRKKDGKLEEIGRTEVILNSLNPNWIEKITVSFQFETVQTLVFHVFDVDTRYHNVPVKTLKLKEQDYLGEATCVLSEVMTKPNRSMTLNLHGNFGAGVSRKLGTLSVQAEETIASKTVVEMNLRSVNLDNKDLFSKSDPFLRISRLVENSIVVPVCRTEVVDNNLNPIWKPVCLTMQQFGSKDTPLLIECLDFNTSGNHELIGRTEKSVAELERLCQQREAINFVYPSTSHGRNKVLKGQLIVDRFVEKVQYSFLDYISSGFELNFMVAVDFTASNGDPRTPSSLHYNDPSGRLNSYQKAIVEVGEVIQFYDSDRRFPAWGFGGRTADGHVSHAFNLNGASYGDEVVGVEGIMSAYSSALANVALAGPTLFSHVVDKAAHIASQSLSQNSPKYFVLLIITDGVLTDMAGTIDALVRASDLPLSVLIVGVGNTDFTQMEILDADKGRRLESSTGRVATRDIVQFVPMKDVHSGQVSVVQALLEELPGQFLSYVRCRNINPVGAPAI